Proteins co-encoded in one Odontesthes bonariensis isolate fOdoBon6 chromosome 24, fOdoBon6.hap1, whole genome shotgun sequence genomic window:
- the gpr63 gene encoding putative G-protein coupled receptor 63: MENISMPTVSLVSRSPPEPVPPTAQAPETPQGVSVPLQIFFSCAMVAIVLVALAGNVVVCLMVYQRSAMRSAINILLASLAFADMMLAILNMPFALVTVVTTSWIFGDVFCRVSAMLFWFFVMEGVAILLIISIDRFLIIVQKQDKLSPQRAKLLIVVTWGLSFVFSFPLAVGFPPLQIPPRAPQCVFGYSTEPGYHAYVLIIMLVFFFIPFMVMLYTFMGILNTIRHNAIRIHSHPDSMCLSQASKLGLLSLQRPFQMNIDMSFKTRAFTTILILFSVFTVCWAPFTAFSLVTTFSDGFYHKNSFFQISTWVLWLCYLKSALNPLIYYWRIKKFRDACLDLMPKYFKFLPQLPGNTKRRIQPSAVYVCGEHRSVV; the protein is encoded by the coding sequence ATGGAGAATATCTCCATGCCAACCGTTTCCCTGGTCTCCAGGTCTCCACCAGAGCCGGTGCCCCCAACGGCACAGGCCCCAGAGACCCCTCAAGGTGTCAGCGTGCCTCTGCAGATCTTCTTCAGCTGTGCTATGGTTGCTATCGTGCTGGTGGCCCTGGCGGGAAATGTGGTGGTGTGCCTGATGGTGTACCAGCGCTCTGCCATGCGCTCAGCCATCAACATTCTGCTGGCCAGCCTGGCATTTGCAGACATGATGCTGGCCATCCTGAACATGCCATTTGCTCTGGTTACCGTGGTGACCACCAGCTGGATCTTTGGAGATGTTTTCTGTCGTGTCTCAGCCATGCTCTTTTGGTTCTTTGTGATGGAGGGAGTGGCTATACTGCTTATAATAAGCATAGATCGTTTCCTCATTATTGTCCAGAAACAAGACAAGCTCAGCCCACAAAGAGCTAAATTGCTGATCGTGGTCACCTGGGGACtctcctttgttttttccttccctCTGGCTGTGGGCTTCCCCCCCCTGCAGATTCCTCCCAGGGCCCctcagtgtgtgtttggctACAGCACTGAGCCTGGCTACCATGCATACGTATTGATCATCATGCTAGTCTTCTTCTTCATACCTTTCATGGTCATGCTGTACACATTCATGGGGATCCTGAACACCATTCGCCATAACGCCATCCGCATCCACAGCCACCCGGACAGCATGTGTCTGAGCCAGGCCAGCAAGCTGGGCCTGCTGAGCCTCCAGAGGCCCTTCCAAATGAACATCGACATGAGCTTCAAGACCCGTGCCTTCACCACCATCCTCATCCTCTTCTCTGTGTTTACAGTGTGCTGGGCACCCTTCACCGCCTTCAGTCTGGTGACTACCTTCAGCGACGGCTTCTATcacaaaaacagcttttttcagaTCAGCACATGGGTCCTGTGGTTGTGCTACCTCAAGTCGGCCCTCAACCCTCTCATTTACTACTGGCGGATCAAGAAGTTCCGCGATGCCTGCCTCGATCTGATGCCCAAATACTTCAAGTTTCTTCCTCAGCTGCCAGGCAACACAAAGAGACGCATCCAGCCGAGCGCGGTGTACGTGTGTGGAGAGCATCGCTCCGTGGTTTAA